One Triplophysa dalaica isolate WHDGS20190420 chromosome 1, ASM1584641v1, whole genome shotgun sequence DNA segment encodes these proteins:
- the tmem41b gene encoding transmembrane protein 41B produces the protein MTKKRSGNRETETSPLVGEEPRPSKESQTLKGTQSPGGASARMSILTLITIFACSACVMYLVFRNFPELNEDEMEKMKIPKDMEDAKALGTVLSKYKDTYYTQVLVAYFATYIFLQTFAIPGSIFLSILSGYLYPFPLALCLVCLCSGLGASLCYMLSYLVGRPMVHKYLTERAQNWSQQVDKHREHLINYIIFLRITPFLPNWFINITSPVINVPLGVFFLGTFLGVAPPSFVAINAGTTLYKLTTVGEGVSWYSVFVLVALAIVSILPVCFQKKLQQKLE, from the exons ATGACCAAGAAGAGAAGCGGAAACCGCGAGACTGAAACCAGTCCTCTGGTGGGTGAGGAACCGAGGCCctcaaaagaaagtcaaacgCTCAAAG GAACCCAGTCCCCTGGAGGAGCCTCTGCGCGCATGTCAATCCTCACCCTCATCACTATTTTTGCCTGTTCTGCTTGTGTTATGTATCTGGTGTTCCGTAATTTCCCCGAACTGAACGA AGATGAGATGGAAAAGATGAAAATTCCTAAGGACATGGAAGATGCCAAAGCGTTGGGCACAGTACTGTCCAAATACAAAGACACTTATTATACTCAAGTACTGGTAGCGTACTTTGCTACATATATTTT CCTTCAGACGTTTGCTATCCCAGGCTCCATATTTCTCAGTATACTTTCTGGTTATCTGTATCCCTTTCCTCTAGCTCTCTGCCTTGTCTGTCTG TGTTCAGGGCTCGGAGCATCCCTTTGCTATATGCTGTCTTATTTAGTTGGGAGACCAATGGTCCACAAGTACCTCACAGAGAGAGCGCAGAATTGGTCACAACAG GTAGACAAGCACAGAGAGCACCTCAtaaattacatcatttttttgagAATTACTCCTTTCCTTCCCAACTGGTTCATCAACATCACTTCACCAGTCATTAACGTGCCTTTAGGTGTCTTCTTTCTGGGCACCTTTCTTG GAGTGGCCCCCCCATCATTTGTGGCAATAAATGCCGGGACGACGCTGTACAAACTGACCACAGTTGGAGAGGGGGTTTCCTGGTACTCTGTCTTTGTGTTGGTGGCTTTGGCTATCGTCTCAATCCTTCCTGTCTGTTTTCAAAAGAAACTTCAGCAGAAGCTTGAGTAG